A genome region from Petrotoga sibirica DSM 13575 includes the following:
- the rsmH gene encoding 16S rRNA (cytosine(1402)-N(4))-methyltransferase RsmH: MVRKYNDFHKSVMVEEILSYLITKKDGIYVDCTAGEGGHIKAILEFTNNKAKIIGVDVDYEVLEIAEQRLKDFSDNVVLIKSSYKDIDMVLRGLDIDKVDGFLMDLGVSTFQLKGENRGFTFTKDEPLDMRMDVQAKKNAAYIVNNYSQEELRRIIFEYGEEKRFAHSISKSIIKSRPINTTQELVNAIRKGLPSSVTHDRRRHFATKTFQALRIEVNEELKNIEETLAKFESFLTTGARVAVISFHSLEDRIVKDFFKNNERYDFLTPKPILPTQEEIKYNPRSRSAKLRVAEYVGV, encoded by the coding sequence ATAGTAAGAAAATACAATGATTTTCATAAAAGTGTAATGGTTGAGGAAATCTTATCCTATTTGATAACTAAAAAAGACGGCATTTATGTGGATTGTACTGCTGGTGAAGGCGGACATATAAAAGCTATTTTAGAATTCACAAATAACAAAGCTAAAATAATTGGAGTAGATGTGGACTATGAGGTATTGGAGATAGCAGAACAAAGATTAAAAGACTTTTCGGATAATGTGGTATTGATTAAATCTTCTTATAAAGACATAGATATGGTCTTAAGGGGATTAGATATTGATAAAGTTGATGGTTTTTTAATGGATTTAGGTGTATCTACGTTTCAACTAAAAGGCGAAAATAGAGGGTTTACTTTTACTAAAGACGAACCTTTAGACATGAGAATGGATGTCCAAGCAAAGAAGAATGCAGCTTACATAGTCAATAATTATTCACAAGAAGAGCTCAGACGTATTATCTTTGAGTATGGAGAAGAAAAAAGGTTTGCTCACAGTATTTCAAAAAGCATTATAAAAAGCAGGCCTATAAACACCACACAAGAGTTAGTGAACGCTATAAGGAAAGGGTTACCTAGTTCAGTAACACACGACAGGCGCAGACATTTTGCCACAAAAACTTTTCAAGCTCTGAGAATAGAAGTTAATGAAGAATTAAAAAACATCGAAGAAACCCTTGCTAAATTTGAAAGTTTTTTAACTACAGGAGCAAGAGTAGCGGTAATAAGTTTTCATTCACTGGAAGACAGGATCGTTAAAGATTTTTTCAAAAATAATGAAAGATATGATTTCCTCACTCCCAAACCTATTTTACCTACGCAAGAAGAAATAAAATATAATCCAAGAAGTAGAAGTGCCAAATTGAGGGTAGCCGAGTATGTAGGGGTGTAA